A single region of the Lotus japonicus ecotype B-129 chromosome 4, LjGifu_v1.2 genome encodes:
- the LOC130711266 gene encoding uncharacterized protein LOC130711266 has product MNFTNAELLKARERRMARFSPKFNTEGDAKKRGGAENQAESTKAPKRRRLAKTSSGAGTSNPGAQPTTAAAPKGKNVAEASVAAATEPTAVPASTPASAGATAAVAAESSVGATAASAGVNATKAAASSDTPIGEKEKENETPKSPPRQEAPLSPPSTRDAGSMPSPPHQGEKSCPGAATTSEAAQIEQAPAPEVGSSSYYNMLPNAVEPSEFLLAGLNRDVIEKEVLSRGLNDTKEETLACLLRAGCIFAHTFEKFNAANVEAERLKAESAKHQEAAAAWEKRFDKLATQAGKDKVYADKMIGTAGIKIGELEDQLALMKEEADELDASLQACKKEKEQAEKDLIARGEALIAKESELAILHAELELVKKALAEQEKKSAESLALAKSDMEAVMQATSEEIKKATETHAEALATKDAEIVSQLAKIKSLEDELATEKAKATEAREQAADIALDNRERGFYLAKDQAQHLYPNFDFSAMGVMKEITAAGLVGPDDPPLIDQNLWTATEEEEEEEEEEQEKENNE; this is encoded by the coding sequence atgaatttcacgaacgccgagctcctgaaggcccgcgagaggagaatggctcgcttttccccaaaattcaacactgagggcgacgcgaaaaaacggggcggtgctgagaaccaagccgagagcaccaaagctcccaagaggagaagattggccaaaacctcctccggcgccggcacatccaaccctggcgctcagcccaccactgctgctgcgcctaaaggcaaaaatgtcgctgaagcctccgtcgccgcagccaccgagccaaccgccgtaccagcttctactcctgcctccgccggtgcgaccgctgctgttgccgctgagtcctctgttggcgccacagccgcctccgccggcgttaacgccacaaaagctgctgcatcttccgacactcctattggagagaaggaaaaagaaaatgaaaccccaaagtctccccctcgccaagaggCGCCTcttagcccgccctcaacacgtgatgcgggctccatgccttccccgcctcatcaaggggaaaaatcctgtcctggcgctgccactacctctgaagcggctcaaattgaacaagcccctgctcccgaggtcggttcttcaagctattataatatgctccccaacgccgttgaaccctcagaattcttacttgctggtctcaaccgtgacgtcatagaaaaagaagttctgagtcggggcctgaatgacaccaaggaggagactcttgcttgcctcctacgcgctggatGCATatttgctcacacgtttgagaagttcaatgccgccaacgttgaagctgagcggttgaaggccgaaagtgcgaagcatcaagaagccgccgctgcttgggaaaagcgtttcgacaaactggcgacgcaggcaggaaaagacaaagtctatgccgacaagatgattggcacggcggggattaaaatcggcgagctggaggatcagctggcgctgatgaaggaagaagcagatgagcttgatgcaagccttcaagcttgcaagaaggaaaaagagcaagctgagaaggacttgatcgcccgaggcgaggcgctgattgctaaggagtcagagcttgccatactgcacgctgagctggagttagtgaaaaaggcgttggcggagcaagagaaaaaatctgcggagtccttggccttggcgaaatctgacatggaggcggtgatgcaggctacgtccgaggagatcaagaaagcgaccgaaactcatgccgaggccctcgccacaaaagatgctgagattgtttcccaactggcaaagatcaaaagtctagaggacgagctggcgacggagaaggccaaagccactgaggcgagggaacaagccgctgacatcgcccttgacaaccgcgagcgcggtttctacctcgccaaagaccaggcccaacatttgtacccgaactttgactttagcgccatgggagtaatgaaagagataaccgccgcaggactggttggtcccgacgatcctcccctgattgaccaaaacctctggacagcgactgaagaagaagaggaagaggaagaagaagaacaggagaaagaaaacaatgaataa